The following proteins are co-located in the Streptomyces sp. NBC_00435 genome:
- a CDS encoding pyridoxamine 5'-phosphate oxidase family protein, with protein MSPEELHAIELLRRVPYGRAATSMRALPFLAVARHIVVNGKVVLRMHSGFGYHHACNGSVVSYGADNFNSGESQLWSVQFTGTANIVEPTTAELELFGPGPHFVDGAVFDPVYMRIEPHLVTVHTLAGNLDRQYQHAL; from the coding sequence ATGTCCCCAGAGGAACTTCACGCCATCGAACTGCTGCGCCGCGTGCCGTACGGCCGAGCCGCCACCAGCATGCGCGCGCTGCCCTTCCTCGCCGTCGCGCGCCACATCGTGGTGAACGGCAAGGTCGTCCTGAGAATGCACTCCGGTTTCGGCTACCACCACGCCTGTAATGGCAGCGTGGTCTCCTACGGCGCCGACAACTTCAATTCCGGCGAATCCCAGCTGTGGTCGGTTCAGTTCACCGGCACCGCGAACATCGTCGAGCCCACCACCGCCGAACTGGAGCTGTTCGGCCCGGGTCCGCACTTCGTGGACGGCGCGGTCTTCGACCCCGTCTACATGCGGATCGAGCCCCACCTGGTCACCGTGCACACCCTCGCGGGCAATCTGGACCGGCAGTACCAGCACGCGCTCTGA
- a CDS encoding response regulator transcription factor produces the protein MRENGKIKVFLLDDHEVVRRGVHELLSMEADIEVVGEAGTAADALVRIPATRPDVAVLDVRLPDGSGVEVCREVRSQNEDIKCLMLTSFADDEALFDAIMAGASGYVLKAIRGNELLNAVRDVAAGKSLLDPVATARVLERLRDGKNGKGDDRLSNLTEQERKILDLIGEGLTNRVIGERLHLAEKTIKNYVSSLLSKLGMERRSQAAAYVARLQAEKRH, from the coding sequence GTGCGCGAAAACGGAAAAATCAAGGTATTCCTCCTGGACGACCACGAAGTGGTACGCCGGGGTGTTCACGAGCTGCTGTCGATGGAAGCCGACATCGAGGTCGTCGGCGAGGCCGGCACGGCCGCCGACGCACTGGTCCGCATCCCCGCCACCCGCCCCGACGTAGCCGTTCTCGACGTCCGCCTGCCCGACGGCAGTGGCGTGGAGGTGTGCCGCGAGGTGCGCTCCCAGAACGAGGACATCAAGTGCCTGATGCTCACCTCGTTCGCCGACGACGAGGCGCTGTTCGACGCGATCATGGCCGGCGCCTCGGGCTACGTACTGAAGGCGATCCGCGGCAACGAGCTGCTCAACGCCGTACGGGACGTGGCGGCCGGCAAGTCGCTGCTGGACCCCGTGGCCACCGCCCGGGTGCTGGAGCGGCTGCGCGACGGCAAGAACGGCAAGGGTGACGACCGCCTGTCGAACCTCACCGAGCAGGAACGCAAGATCCTCGACCTGATCGGCGAGGGCCTGACGAACCGCGTGATCGGCGAGCGCCTGCACCTGGCCGAGAAGACCATCAAGAACTACGTCTCCAGCCTGCTGTCCAAGCTGGGCATGGAGCGCCGGTCGCAGGCCGCCGCGTACGTGGCCCGCCTGCAGGCCGAGAAGCGGCACTGA
- a CDS encoding Stk1 family PASTA domain-containing Ser/Thr kinase: protein MSQDGTQGQYAGGSLAGGRYQLRDLLGEGGMASVYLAYDSALDRQVAIKTLHSELGREQSFRERFRREAQAVAKLSHTNIVSVFDTGEGVVSFADPSAADGAVMPYIVMEYVEGQPLGSVLDGDVRQYGAMPADKALKVTADVLAALESSHEMGLVHRDIKPGNVMMTRRGLVKVMDFGIARAMQSGVTSMTQTGMVVGTPQYLSPEQALGRAVDARSDLYSVGIMLFELLTGRVPFVADSALGMAYAHVQEEPVAPSSINRSVTPAMDALVARALKKNPNERFPTAAAMLDEVARVAGAGHTGAPVIVPGSHPTNSGAGLGSAVFPPVDSALQAPPPSLQQPYQSPYTPAPSPYAPTPAPASGAYGYPQQSHQQPHQTPTPQPYSAPTPPPYSLSPQAAQAPAAAPGKKNTQLVVGAVVVALLVVGGLVASLKLGGDEDKGGTASPGSSKSASGPAKTGHKGPDLTKVIDEAKCKSPSKDSNDATKVQAPDFRYLNQVSVKACIRAGGWRYEEQPKDEAVYGEGTVVDQMPYPGSKIDPKSTTFTLYISTGDPE, encoded by the coding sequence ATGAGCCAGGACGGCACTCAGGGCCAGTACGCGGGCGGCTCTTTGGCCGGTGGCCGTTACCAGCTAAGGGACTTGCTCGGCGAGGGCGGCATGGCCTCCGTCTACCTCGCCTACGATTCGGCGCTCGACCGGCAGGTGGCGATCAAGACCCTGCACAGCGAACTCGGGCGCGAGCAGTCCTTCCGCGAGCGCTTCCGCCGCGAGGCCCAGGCTGTAGCGAAACTGTCGCACACGAACATCGTCTCGGTATTCGACACGGGTGAGGGCGTCGTCTCCTTCGCCGACCCCTCGGCGGCCGACGGCGCCGTCATGCCGTACATCGTCATGGAGTACGTCGAGGGCCAGCCGCTGGGCTCCGTCCTGGACGGGGACGTCAGGCAGTACGGAGCCATGCCGGCCGACAAGGCGCTGAAGGTGACGGCCGACGTCCTGGCCGCGCTGGAGAGCAGCCACGAGATGGGGCTGGTCCACCGCGACATCAAGCCGGGCAACGTCATGATGACGCGGCGCGGACTCGTCAAGGTGATGGACTTCGGCATCGCCCGTGCCATGCAGTCCGGGGTCACCTCGATGACGCAGACCGGCATGGTCGTCGGCACCCCTCAGTACCTCTCCCCCGAGCAGGCGCTCGGCCGCGCCGTGGACGCCCGCTCCGACCTGTACTCGGTCGGCATCATGCTCTTCGAGCTGCTGACCGGGCGGGTGCCCTTCGTCGCGGACTCGGCCCTGGGCATGGCGTACGCGCACGTGCAGGAGGAGCCGGTCGCGCCGTCCTCCATCAACCGCTCGGTCACCCCGGCGATGGACGCGCTGGTGGCGCGGGCCCTGAAGAAGAACCCGAACGAGCGCTTCCCCACCGCCGCCGCCATGCTCGACGAGGTCGCGCGGGTGGCGGGCGCCGGGCACACCGGGGCCCCCGTCATCGTCCCCGGCTCGCACCCCACCAACAGCGGAGCCGGGCTCGGCTCGGCCGTGTTCCCGCCGGTGGACTCCGCCCTGCAGGCGCCGCCGCCGTCGCTGCAGCAGCCGTACCAGTCCCCGTACACCCCTGCGCCGTCCCCGTACGCGCCGACTCCGGCGCCCGCGTCCGGGGCGTACGGGTACCCGCAGCAGTCGCACCAGCAGCCCCACCAGACGCCGACCCCGCAGCCGTACTCGGCTCCGACCCCGCCGCCCTACTCACTGTCGCCGCAGGCCGCGCAGGCGCCGGCCGCCGCGCCGGGGAAGAAGAACACCCAGCTCGTGGTGGGGGCCGTCGTGGTGGCGCTGCTGGTGGTCGGAGGGCTGGTCGCGTCCCTGAAGCTGGGGGGCGACGAGGACAAGGGCGGGACGGCGAGCCCGGGCTCCTCCAAGTCGGCGTCCGGTCCGGCGAAGACCGGGCACAAGGGTCCCGACCTCACGAAGGTGATCGACGAGGCCAAGTGCAAGTCGCCCTCGAAGGACTCCAACGACGCGACCAAGGTGCAGGCTCCGGACTTCCGGTACCTGAACCAGGTCTCGGTGAAGGCGTGCATCCGGGCCGGCGGCTGGAGGTACGAGGAGCAGCCCAAGGACGAAGCGGTCTACGGCGAGGGGACCGTCGTCGATCAGATGCCGTACCCCGGATCCAAGATCGACCCCAAGAGCACCACCTTCACCCTGTACATCTCCACCGGCGACCCGGAGTGA
- a CDS encoding protein kinase domain-containing protein: MTEGPEHWGAGGLVGDGRYRLTHRLGRGGMAEVFAAEDVRLGRTVAVKLLRPDLAEDPVSKARFTREAQSVAGLNHHAVVAVYDSGEDRVGPNVVPYIVMELVEGRTIRDLLISAEAPGPEQALIIVSGVLEALAYSHQHGIVHRDIKPANVIITDTGAVKVMDFGIARALHGAQSTMTQTGMVMGTPQYLSPEQALGKAVDHRSDLYATGCLLYELLALRPPFTGETPLSVVYQHVQDAPIPPSQLPEGHQIPQELDGLVMRSLAKDPDDRFQSAEEMRGLVQYSLQMLHDQGPNTGTWNTGPVTMALPHGRGPSQTTAMPMPGQGQGQYGSHSTTSQFQQPMVPPLNPDDGSAYPGGGGNGRGQGGGGGYDGYDGYDDRSGSGRWKLWLFAVLAVLAVAGGVAYAVNGFGGKGGEPNTPPPVSVSSSGGTTPDSPSPDTTPSKPSTESSYSFSPSPSRSKYTPSYSPSYSPSSSPSESASPSHSASQSPSKSPSPRPSTSKSPDDPGGDGAGEQ, encoded by the coding sequence ATGACCGAAGGTCCTGAGCACTGGGGCGCGGGCGGCCTGGTGGGAGACGGCCGTTACCGGCTGACCCACCGTCTGGGACGCGGCGGCATGGCCGAGGTCTTCGCGGCCGAGGACGTCCGGCTGGGCCGGACCGTCGCCGTGAAGCTGCTGCGCCCGGACCTCGCCGAGGACCCGGTGTCCAAGGCCCGCTTCACGCGCGAGGCGCAGTCGGTCGCCGGCCTGAACCACCATGCCGTCGTCGCCGTGTACGACTCGGGCGAGGACCGGGTCGGCCCGAACGTCGTCCCCTACATCGTCATGGAACTGGTCGAGGGCCGCACCATCCGCGACCTGCTGATCAGCGCCGAGGCCCCGGGCCCCGAGCAGGCGCTGATCATCGTCTCCGGCGTGCTCGAGGCGCTCGCGTACTCGCACCAGCACGGCATCGTGCACCGGGACATCAAGCCCGCCAACGTGATCATCACGGACACCGGCGCGGTCAAGGTGATGGACTTCGGCATCGCCCGCGCCCTGCACGGCGCGCAGTCGACGATGACCCAGACCGGCATGGTCATGGGAACGCCGCAGTACCTCTCGCCCGAACAGGCCCTCGGCAAGGCCGTGGACCACCGCTCCGACCTGTACGCCACGGGCTGTCTGCTCTACGAACTCCTCGCGCTGCGTCCTCCGTTCACCGGGGAGACCCCGCTGTCGGTGGTCTACCAGCACGTGCAGGACGCGCCGATCCCGCCCTCGCAGCTGCCGGAGGGCCACCAGATCCCGCAGGAGCTCGACGGACTCGTCATGCGCTCCCTCGCCAAGGACCCGGACGACCGGTTCCAGAGCGCCGAGGAGATGCGCGGGCTGGTCCAGTACTCCCTGCAGATGCTGCACGACCAGGGGCCCAACACCGGCACCTGGAACACCGGACCGGTCACCATGGCGCTGCCCCACGGGCGCGGCCCCTCGCAGACCACGGCGATGCCGATGCCCGGTCAGGGGCAGGGCCAGTACGGCTCGCACTCCACGACCTCGCAGTTCCAGCAGCCGATGGTGCCGCCGCTGAACCCGGACGACGGTTCCGCCTACCCCGGCGGGGGCGGCAACGGCCGCGGCCAGGGCGGTGGCGGCGGGTACGACGGCTACGACGGGTACGACGACCGTTCGGGCAGCGGCCGCTGGAAGCTGTGGCTGTTCGCGGTCCTCGCGGTCCTCGCGGTCGCGGGCGGAGTTGCGTACGCGGTCAACGGTTTCGGCGGCAAGGGCGGAGAGCCGAACACGCCGCCGCCGGTCTCGGTCTCCTCCTCGGGCGGTACGACGCCGGACAGCCCGTCGCCGGACACCACGCCGTCCAAGCCGTCGACGGAGAGCTCGTACTCCTTCTCGCCGAGCCCGAGCCGCAGCAAGTACACGCCGAGCTACTCGCCGTCGTACTCGCCCTCGAGCTCCCCGTCGGAGTCCGCGTCGCCCTCGCACTCGGCGTCGCAGAGCCCGTCGAAGTCGCCGTCCCCGAGGCCGTCGACGTCGAAGAGCCCGGACGACCCCGGTGGGGACGGCGCCGGCGAACAGTGA
- the pdhA gene encoding pyruvate dehydrogenase (acetyl-transferring) E1 component subunit alpha, with product MTVESTAARKPRRSSGTKRAAGAANAAKTPAAATAQTHDTEPQFVQLLTPEGDRLDVADHPGIAEFAPYVADITTDDLRGLYRDMVMTRRFDGEATALQRQGELGLWASLLGQEAAQIGSGRALRDDDYVFPTYREHGVAWCRGVDPTNLLGMFRGVNHGGWDPTTNNFHLYTIVIGSQTLHATGYAMGVAKDGADSAVIAYFGDGASSQGDVAEAFTFSAVYNSPVVFFCQNNQWAISEPTERQMRVPLYQRAQGFGFPGVRVDGNDVLACLAVTRWALERARRGEGPTLVEAFTYRMGAHTTSDDPTKYRRDEETAAWEAKDPILRLKAHLLATGGADEAYFEGLEAESEALGKRVREVVRSMPDPDTMAIFENVYADGHALVDEERAQFAAYLASFEGGE from the coding sequence GTGACCGTGGAGAGCACTGCCGCGCGCAAGCCGCGACGCAGCAGCGGCACCAAGCGGGCGGCAGGCGCGGCGAACGCCGCCAAGACCCCCGCCGCCGCCACCGCGCAGACGCATGACACCGAGCCCCAGTTCGTACAGCTGCTGACGCCTGAGGGGGACCGGCTCGACGTCGCGGACCACCCCGGCATCGCGGAGTTCGCCCCCTACGTCGCCGACATCACCACCGATGACCTGCGCGGTCTGTACCGCGACATGGTCATGACCCGTCGCTTCGACGGTGAGGCGACCGCCCTCCAGCGCCAGGGCGAGCTGGGCCTGTGGGCCTCGCTGCTCGGCCAGGAGGCCGCCCAGATCGGCTCCGGCCGGGCCCTGCGCGACGACGACTACGTCTTCCCGACCTACCGCGAGCACGGCGTGGCCTGGTGCCGCGGGGTCGACCCGACCAACCTGCTCGGCATGTTCCGCGGTGTGAACCACGGTGGCTGGGACCCGACCACCAACAACTTCCACCTGTACACGATCGTCATCGGCTCCCAGACGCTGCACGCGACCGGGTACGCGATGGGCGTGGCCAAGGACGGGGCCGACTCGGCCGTCATCGCCTACTTCGGCGACGGCGCCTCCAGCCAGGGAGACGTGGCGGAGGCCTTCACCTTCTCGGCGGTCTACAACTCCCCCGTGGTGTTCTTCTGCCAGAACAACCAGTGGGCGATCTCCGAGCCGACCGAGCGCCAGATGCGCGTGCCGCTCTACCAGCGCGCCCAGGGCTTCGGCTTCCCGGGCGTCCGGGTGGACGGCAACGACGTGCTGGCCTGCCTCGCGGTCACCCGCTGGGCGCTGGAGCGGGCCCGCCGGGGAGAGGGACCCACCCTGGTGGAGGCCTTCACGTACCGGATGGGTGCGCACACCACCTCCGACGACCCGACGAAGTACCGGCGCGACGAGGAGACGGCGGCCTGGGAGGCCAAGGACCCGATCCTGCGCCTGAAGGCCCACCTGCTGGCCACCGGAGGCGCCGACGAGGCGTACTTCGAGGGGCTGGAGGCCGAGAGCGAGGCCCTCGGCAAGCGGGTGCGCGAGGTCGTGCGCTCGATGCCCGACCCGGACACCATGGCGATCTTCGAGAACGTCTACGCGGACGGGCACGCGCTCGTCGACGAGGAGCGCGCGCAGTTCGCCGCGTACCTCGCGTCCTTCGAAGGCGGGGAGTGA